In Dendropsophus ebraccatus isolate aDenEbr1 chromosome 14, aDenEbr1.pat, whole genome shotgun sequence, the following proteins share a genomic window:
- the LOC138772705 gene encoding E3 ubiquitin-protein ligase TRIM17-like, with protein MASADVRDDLLCPICLSTFTDPVILTCGHNFCRGCIDQFLNIQDEFGVYSCPQCREKFPQRPSLIRNIALHNVAERFVEEPPAVKCSIHEKILEYYCTEDAACICVYCSAEEHRQHLVEKVEEASEKKKEILRNVLKKLNTNREKTEERVQSVRQQRRKALKKTSEETKRVTALFRDIRRRLEDLKKRILSDISRQEKQLSLSLSDVIQKLEIKRDELSRKMRHIEELCKMADPLTVLQDPDTEEAETR; from the exons ATGGCGTCTGCTGATGTGAGAGACGATCTGCTCTGCCCCATCTGTCTGAGCACTTTCACCGATCCTGTAATCCTGACgtgtggacacaacttctgccggggATGTATTGATCAGTTCCTGAATATACAGGACGAGTTtggagtttattcctgtcctCAATGCAGAGAAAAGTTTCCACAGCGGCCGTCACTGATAAGGAACATCGCTCTACATAACGTAGCAGAACGTTTCGTGGAGGAGCCACCTGCTGTGAAGTGTTCCATCCATGAGAAGATCCTGGAATATTACTGCACCGAGGACGCCGCTTGTATCTGTGTCTATTGCTCAGCAGAAGAACATAGACAACACCTggtggagaaggtggaggaggcctcagagaagaagaaggagatacTGAGAAATGTTCTGAAGAAACTGAACACGAACAGAGAGAAGACTGAGGAAAGAGTCCAGAGTGTTAGGCAGCAAAGGAGAAAAGCTCTAAAAAAAACATCTGAAGAAACCAAGAGAGTCACCGCCCTGTTTAGAGACATCAGGAGACGGCTGGAGGACCTGAAGAAGAGGATTCTGAGCGACATTTCCAGGCAGGagaagcagctgtcactgtctctgtCTGATGTCATCCAGAAGCTGGAGATAAAGAGGGAtgagctgtccaggaagatgagacacattgaggagctgtgtaagatggcggatccactgactgtcttacaggatccagatacag aagAAGCAGAAACAAGATGA
- the LOC138772704 gene encoding E3 ubiquitin-protein ligase TRIM7-like — protein sequence MASADLRDYLLCHICLNTFTDPVMLWCRHNFCRGCIDPLLNIQDRSGDYSCPKCGAKFPQRPTLISNIALHKVAERFMEEPPAVKCSIHEKILEYYCTEDAAYVCVNCLAKEHRQHQVEKVEEASEKKKNKLRSILRKLNTKREKTEERLRTMEERRRKALVKTSGEAERVTAQFIEIKRRLDDLEKSILSEISRQEKQLSLPMSDVIQKLEIKRDELSKKMRHIEELCNMADPLTVLQDPDTGDLCDPEEEGGDEDTGGHDGGDEDTGGHDGGDEDTAGHDGGDEDTAGHDIIHDVDVNVITRMVDTGISDIVTYLQTITSAKPKAMRPQPAPRPLPQTPPPGDQSLHRHTQASQHGGDDIIRAGEVEEAELKGPANILLDVTTAGDSLLISDSLKTATMTYVTQNRPETEERFEACFQVMSCSGFSSGRHYWDVETGRSDNWTVGMCYSSMDRKGRNVGIGDNNKSWGLEGRWGCNGKYKVIHDKERIHLLHRIASDRVRICLDYEAGQLSFYELCDPISHLYTFTATFTEPLHAVIYVQKGSIKILGEEL from the coding sequence ATGGCGTCTGCTGATCTGAGAGACTATCTGCTCTGCCACATCTGCCTAAACACTTTCACCGATCCTGTGATGCTGTGGTGTCgacacaacttctgccggggATGTATTGATCCGTTGTTGAATATACAGGACAGGTCTGGAGATTATTCCTGTCCTAAATGTGGAGCAAAGTTTCCACAGCGGCCAACACTGATAAGTAACATCGCTCTACATAAGGTAGCAGAACGTTTCATGGAGGAGCCACCTGCTGTGAAGTGTTCCATCCATGAGAAGATCCTGGAATATTACTGCACCGAGGACGCTGCTTATGTCTGCGTCAATTGCTTAGCAAAAGAACATAGACAACACCaggtggagaaggtggaggaggcctctgagaagaagaagaacaaaCTGAGAAGTATTCTGAGGAAACTGAACAcaaagagagagaagactgaAGAAAGACTCCGGACTATGGAGGAGCGCAGAAGAAAAGCTCTAGTAAAAACATCTGGAGAAGCTGAGAGAGTCACCGCCCAGTTTATAGAAATCAAGAGACGGCTGGATGACCTGGAGAAGAGTATCCTGAGCGAGATCTCCAGGCAGGAGAAGCAGCTGTCACTGCCAATGTCTGATGTCATCCAGAAGCTGGAGATAAAGAGGGATGAGCTGTCCAAgaagatgagacacattgaggagctgtgtaacatggcggatccactgactgtcttacaggatccagatacaggtgacttgtgtgatcctgaggaggagggaggtgatgaggacacagggggacatgatggaggtgatgaggacacagggggacatgatggaggtgatgaggacacagcgggacatgatggaggtgatgaggacacagcgGGACATGATATCATACATGATGTAGATGTGAATGTGATTACGAGGATGGTAGACACAGGTATCTCCGATATAGTAACATATCTACAGACCATTACATCTGCAAAACCTAAAGCAATGAGACCACAGCCTGCACCTCGACCACTGCCCCAAACACCACCCCCTGGTGACCAGTCTCTGCACCGTCACACACAAGCTTCACAACATGGCGGCGACGATATCATCAGGGCTGGGGAAGTGGAAGAGGCTGAATTAAAGGGTCCTGCAAATATACTATTGGATGTAACCACAGCTGGTGATAGTCTCCTAATATCAGACAGCCTGAAAACTGCGACCATGACATATGTAACGCAGAATCGTCCAGAAACTGAAGAGAGATTCGAGGCATGTTTTCAGGTCATGAGCTGCAGCGGATTCTCCTCGGggcgacattactgggatgtggagaCTGGGAGATCAGATAACTGGACGGTGGGAATGTGTTACTCCAGTATGGACAGGAAGGGGAGGAACGTGGGTATTGGAGATAATAACAAGTCGTGGGGTTTAGAGGGAAGGTGGGGGTGTAATGGTAAGTATAAAGTGATACATGACAAAGAGAGGATCCATTTACTTCACCGGATCGCCAGTGATAGAGTCCGGATCtgtctggattatgaggccgggcagctgtccttttatgagctgtgtgaccccatcagtCACTTATACACCTTCACCGccaccttcaccgagccccttcATGCTGTAATATATGTACAAAAAGGTTCTATAAAGATATTAGGGGAGGAGCTATGA
- the LOC138772541 gene encoding E3 ubiquitin-protein ligase TRIM39-like yields MASVDVRDELLCPICLSTFTDPVILRCGHNFCRGCIDEFLNTQDGSGVYSCPECREKFRRRPALIRNIALQNVAGHFMEETPVVKCSIHKKILEYYCPEDAACICATCLDTGHRQHQVEKLEEASEKKKKKLRNVLRKLNTKREKTEEKVQSVEEHWKKALDKASAENERITALFTDIRRRLDNLEKRILRDISRQEEQLSLSLSDVIQQLEMKKDELSRKMRHIEELCNMVDPLTVLQDPDTGDLCDPENREGDEDTGGHDKTHDVDVDVITGILHAGFSRIVTYLQTITSAKPKAMRPTPSGAQSLPIDTQASQYTGTGVIVRAGGDGAAAEKGPADILLDVNTAGNNLLISGDLKTATMTRLWQNRPKTAERFEASFQVMSRRGFFSGRHYWDVEIGRSEGWSVGMCYPSIERIGENSLIGDNNKSWGVEGRSEHYSEYTVIHDRKWVHLPYRISSDRVRICLDYEAGLLSFYELCDPIRHLHTFTATFTEPLYAGIGVYNGSIEILGGD; encoded by the coding sequence ATGGCGTCTGTGGATGTGAGAGACGAGCTGCTCTGCCCCATCTGTTTGAGTACTTTCACCGATCCTGTAATcctgagatgtggacacaacttctgccggggATGTATCGATGAGTTCCTGAATACGCAGGACGGATCTGGTgtttattcctgtcctgaatgTAGAGAAAAGTTTCGACGGCGTCCAGCACTTATAAGGAACATCGCTCTACAGAATGTAGCTGGACATTTCATGGAGGAGACACCTGTTGTCAAATGTTCCATCCATAAGAAGATCCTGGAATATTACTGCCCAGAGGACGCCGCTTGTATCTGCGCCACTTGCTTAGACACAGGACATAGACAACACCaggtggagaagctggaggaggcctcagagaagaagaaaaagaaactgAGAAATGTTCTGAGAAAACTGAACAcaaagagagagaagactgaggaAAAAGTCCAGAGTGTGGAGGAGCACTGGAAAAAAGCTCTAGATAAAGCGTCTGCAGAAAACGAGAGAATCACCGCCCTGTTTACAGATATCAGGAGACGGCTGGACAATCTGGAGAAGAGGATCCTCAGGGACATCtccaggcaggaggagcagctgtcactgtcactgtccGATGTCATCCAGCAGCTGGAGATGAAGAAGGAtgagctgtccaggaagatgagacacattgaggagctgtgtaacatggTGGATCCACTTACTGTCTTACAGGATCCAGATACAGGTGACCTGTGTGATCCTGAGAACAGGgaaggtgatgaggacacagggggacatgataaGACACATGATGTAGATGTGGATGTGATTACAGGGATTTTACATGCAGGTTTCTCCAGAATAGTAACATATCTACAGACCATTACATCTGCAAAACCAAAAGCAATGAGGCCAACGCCAAGTGGTGCCCAGTCTCTGCCCATTGACACGCAAGCTTCACAATATACGGGTACTGGTGTAATAGTCAGGGCTGGGGGTGATGGGGCGGCTGCAGAAAAGGGTCCTGCTGACATATTACTGGATGTAAACACAGCTGGTAATAATCTCCTTATATCAGGCGACCTGAAAACTGCGACCATGACGCGTCTATGGCAGAATCGTCCAAAAACTGCTGAGAGATTTGAGGCTTCTTTTCAGGTGATGAGCAGAAGGGGATTCTTCTCCGGGAgacattactgggatgtggagatCGGGAGATCGGAGGGCTGGAGTGTGGGGATGTGTTATCCCAGTATCGAGAGGATAGGAGAGAACTCACTCATTGGAGATAATAACAAGTCCTGGGGCGTAGAGGGAAGGTCAGAACATTATAGTGAGTATACAGTCATACATGACAGAAAGTGGGTTCATTTACCTTACCGGATCTCCAGTGATAGAGTCCGGATCtgtctggattatgaggccgggctgctgtccttttatgagctgtgtgaccccatcagacacttacacaccttcaccgccaccttcaccgagccccttTATGCTGGAATCGGTGTATACAACGGTTCCATAGAGATATTGGGAGGTGACTAG
- the LOC138772443 gene encoding E3 ubiquitin-protein ligase TRIM7-like — MLSQRKKDDKPYNKAEYTGAHPAACDKDHIRDLCFSVVSAMASADVRDELLCSICLSTFTDPVILRCGHNFCRGCIDQFLNTQDEFGDYFCPQCRAQFPQRPSLIKNIALHNVAERLVEETPAVKCSTHKMTLEYYCTEDAAYICVYCLAEEHRQHQVEKLEEALEKKKEKLRNVLRQLNTMSKKTEERLQSVEERKKKALEKTSGETKRITDLFTEIRRRLTDLEKRTMSEISRQEKQVLRSLSDVTKKLEIRKDELSKKIRHIEDLCNMMDPFTVLQDPDTGDLSDPEGGEGDEDTRGHDTTHDVDMDMITGMLDTGFTDVVTYLQTNKTAKAMRPQPQARFPWRPVSDIITVTGLPLLRPVSATTSAKDTTFLRPVSSITTVTGNTLQRPVSSITTATGNTLQRPFSATTNATGFSLLRLVSANITGTSPSSLQPSPPLSQAPASNTQSLPSHTRASHYKGSVRFGTRWKGATAGKGPTDILLDVNTAGNFILISDDLKTATATQIWQKRPATAERLEGNFQVMSHNGFSSGRHEWDVEIRRSEDWSVGMCYPSVERTGGNAGIGDSTKSWGLQGRLLYKGQYTVRHDRTSIRLPHKISSDRVRICLDYEAGQLSFYELCDPIRHLHTFTATFSEPLHAVISVSRGSLQISGKEGEEL; from the coding sequence ATGTTATCTCAGAGAAAAAAAGATGATAAACCCTATAATAAAGCAGAATATACTGGAGCACACCCGGCTGCCTGTGACAAAGATCACATTAGAGATCTCTGCTTCTCGGTGGTGTCAGCCATGGCGTCTGCTGATGTGAGGGACGAGCTGCTCTGCTCCATCTGTCTGAGCACTTTTACCGATCCTGTAATcctgagatgtggacacaacttctgccggggATGTATTGATCAGTTCctgaatacacaggacgagtttGGAGATTATTTCTGTCCTCAATGTAGGGCACAGTTTCCACAGCGGCCGTCACTGATAAAGAACATCGCTCTACATAACGTAGCAGAACGTTTAGTTGAGGAGACACCTGCTGTGAAGTGTTCCACCCATAAGAtgaccctggaatattactgCACCGAGGACGCCGCTTATATCTGTGTCTATTGCTTAGCAGAAGAACATAGACAACACCAagtggagaagctggaggaggcccttgaaaagaagaaggagaaacTGAGAAATGTTCTGAGGCAACTGAACACAATGAGCAAGAAGACTGAGGAAAGACTCCAGAGTGTGGAGGAGCGAAAGAAAAAAGCTCTAGAAAAAACATCTGGAGAAACCAAGAGAATCACCGACCTGTTTACAGAGATCAGGAGACGGTTGACCGACCTGGAGAAGAGGACTATGAGCGAAATTTCCAGGCAGGAGAAGCAGGTGTTACGTTCACTGTCTGATGTCACCAAGAAGCTGGAGATAAGGAAGGACGAGCTGTCCAAAAAGATAAGGCACATTGAGGACCTGTGTAACATGATGGATCCATTCACTGTCCTACAGGATCCAGATACAGGTGATTTGTCTGATCCTGAGGGAGGGGAAGGTGATGAGGACACAAGGGGACATGATACCACACATGATGTAGATATGGATATGATTACAGGGATGTTAGACACTGGTTTCACTGATGTAGTAACATATTTACAGACCAATAAAACTGCAAAAGCAATGAGGCCACAGCCACAGGCGCGATTCCCCTGGCGCCCGGTCTCTGACATCATCACTGTCACAGGCCTCCCCCTCCTGCGTCCGGTCTCTGCCACCACCAGTGCCAAAGACACCACCTTTCTGCGCCCGGTCTCTTCCATCACCACTGTCACAGGCAACACCCTCCAGCGCCCGGTCTCTTCCATCACCACTGCCACAGGCAACACCCTCCAGCGCCCATTCTCTGCCACCACCAATGCCACAGGCTTCTCCCTCCTGCGCCTGGTCTCTGCCAACATTACTGGTACCAGCCCCTCGTCTCTGCAACCATCACCACCGCTGTCACAGGCACCAGCCTCCAACACCCAGTCTCTTCCAAGTCACACACGAGCTTCACATTATAAGGGCAGTGTAAGATTCGGGACTAGGTGGAAGGGTGCTACTGCAGGAAAGGGTCCTACAGATATATTACTGGATGTAAACACAGCCGGTAATTTTATCCTTATATCAGACGACCTGAAAACTGCGACTGCGACACAAATTTGGCAGAAGCGTCCGGCAACTGCAGAGAGATTGGAGGGTAATTTTCAGGTGATGAGCCACAATGGATTCTCCTCAGGGAGACATGAGTGGGATGTGGAGATCAGGAGATCGGAGGACTGGAGTGTGGGGATGTGTTATCCCAGTGTAGAGAGGACGGGAGGGAACGCAGGTATCGGAGATAGTACCAAGTCCTGGGGGTTACAGGGAAGGTTGTTGTATAAGGGTCAGTATACAGTGAGACATGACAGAACGTCGATCAGGTTACCTCACAAGATCTCCAGTGATAGAGTCCGGATCtgtctggattatgaggccgggcagctgtccttttatgagctgtgtgaccccatcagacacttacacaccttcaccgCCACCTTCTCCGAGCCCCTTCATGCTGTGATCAGTGTATCCAGAGGGTCTTTACAGATAtcagggaaggagggggaggagctgtga